One genomic region from Acidobacteriota bacterium encodes:
- the radA gene encoding DNA repair protein RadA: MAKPIKTIFSCQQCGYQSRKWLGKCPDCNAWNSFAEERETKSTPVTAAAAGYGSIGQPVKPSRYTDVPSQDDTRVSSGVAEFDRVLGGGIVPGCLVLIGGDPGIGKSTLLLEVAEKMSCGGHRVLYISGEESERQIKLRGERLGLKPGDLHLLPETCLERIFDVVGNLKPAMIVVDSVQTAYSERLDSAPGSVSQVREVAGQFLLFSKQQTIPVFLIGHITKEGTLAGPKTLEHIVDTVLYFEGERHHNHRIIRAVKNRFGAANELGMFEMTNMGLIPVKNPSELFLQQRPLNVSGSVVTACMEGTRPLLVELQALVSSTKYGTGRRMVQGVEQNRVSLLIAMLEKRVGLQLIGDDVFVNVAGGIELDEPAVDLGIVAAIVSSFKNMPVDNATVVFGEVGLAGEVRSTGQPAARIKEVAAMGFSRCILPKGNLAGLEAPKGLELIGVRSVIEALDAIFG, encoded by the coding sequence ATGGCCAAACCAATCAAAACCATTTTTTCCTGTCAACAATGTGGCTACCAGTCACGCAAGTGGTTGGGGAAATGTCCTGACTGCAATGCCTGGAATTCGTTTGCCGAAGAGCGGGAAACCAAGTCCACGCCGGTGACTGCCGCTGCTGCCGGGTACGGGTCCATTGGCCAGCCGGTAAAACCGTCACGCTATACCGATGTACCCAGCCAGGATGACACCAGGGTGTCTTCCGGTGTGGCTGAATTTGACCGGGTTTTGGGCGGAGGCATTGTGCCCGGATGCCTGGTGCTGATTGGGGGTGACCCTGGGATTGGCAAATCAACGCTGCTGCTGGAAGTCGCTGAAAAAATGAGTTGTGGCGGGCATCGGGTGCTCTATATCAGTGGCGAGGAATCCGAACGCCAGATTAAATTGCGTGGGGAACGGTTAGGGCTCAAGCCTGGCGACCTGCATTTACTGCCGGAAACCTGCCTGGAACGCATTTTTGATGTGGTGGGGAATCTCAAACCCGCCATGATCGTGGTTGATTCGGTTCAAACGGCTTATTCCGAACGACTTGATTCGGCACCAGGCAGCGTGTCACAAGTCCGCGAAGTCGCCGGCCAGTTTTTATTATTTTCCAAACAACAAACCATTCCTGTGTTTTTGATTGGGCATATTACCAAGGAAGGAACTCTGGCAGGCCCGAAAACCCTTGAGCACATTGTGGATACTGTGCTCTATTTTGAGGGCGAACGTCACCATAACCATCGGATTATCCGGGCGGTAAAAAATCGGTTTGGTGCGGCGAACGAACTCGGCATGTTTGAAATGACCAATATGGGGTTGATTCCGGTCAAAAACCCGTCGGAATTGTTTTTGCAGCAGCGCCCGCTCAATGTTTCAGGCTCAGTCGTGACCGCCTGTATGGAAGGCACCCGGCCACTGCTGGTCGAGTTACAGGCACTGGTCAGTTCGACCAAATACGGCACTGGCCGACGGATGGTGCAGGGCGTTGAACAAAACCGGGTCTCACTCTTGATTGCCATGCTTGAAAAACGAGTTGGGCTGCAACTCATTGGTGATGACGTGTTCGTCAACGTAGCAGGTGGGATTGAACTCGATGAGCCAGCGGTTGATTTGGGTATTGTCGCCGCAATTGTCTCCAGCTTTAAAAATATGCCGGTTGACAATGCCACCGTGGTGTTTGGTGAAGTTGGGCTGGCTGGCGAAGTTCGTTCCACTGGTCAACCCGCAGCCCGCATCAAGGAAGTCGCCGCCATGGGATTTTCGCGATGTATTTTGCCAAAAGGCAACCTGGCTGGCCTGGAAGCTCCAAAAGGATTGGAATTGATCGGCGTTCGATCAGTTATCGAAGCACTGGATGCCATTTTTGGATAA